Proteins encoded within one genomic window of Solenopsis invicta isolate M01_SB chromosome 10, UNIL_Sinv_3.0, whole genome shotgun sequence:
- the LOC105197702 gene encoding zinc finger protein Xfin isoform X3, with protein MATISTATAAAGTTTTTSTSTSTSTAATASSATAMATEPRKSYHDLCRLCASFDAIRMQIFGQEGRNRQLVDKIQLFLPFKVMEDDCLPKVLCYRCMFNLENFYDFRTACINAAAWLERNRPKEGASDDDANDNAQISEGHTELLNGKENMPVLIPEAPVVNPNAALGTPPRLNSDGEADPEIEEILDTSEGTDEVIDDSEDRRSEYEMAYEMDMETNPSDFLEMTPMVTEENEEECDTNNASAATTQDTTVFPHTSQQHEVYVCSLCNKAFSSKGHLSLHARIHVGEGDVIGERVITDDHTSYQRPYQCDLCHKSYSTAKHRWGHVSTTHRGHPAVTCAYCSRIYSTRYNLDEHIKSRHAGLPPPPELSVPLSRTETRYQCQTCPMVYTDLADFNAHRQICVQEQRTDLLGQTEAQNNKIFADTSDISSVDSDDENKDFRSAEAKLAKNPQLTILKQALTKGDNLKRNFDDDGSTSSGKPKKIVKSEEDETNPQKRWYCEACPQSFTSVDSLKEHELRHDAEKPFICILCNKDFALKSSLVRHITMSHGVDPTPIIDSDKCLKTTVMSQNWNDRVDVSVYEQSEIKEPPELSSSSEINLENDDKDYKNHENIEIETVFVCETCKRDFNDRASLWLHIRAMHKEYAAFTCGVCLKMCFNNTQLQNHVFMYHGRSKLLISEQRRYSCTICGRQHDSRKKLITHVSIHNIDPAYDPASFVQLNSNYYNENLNGNEGNEQVLDFDGEDGEKVDCYICYKSFPTEDHLIRHQRNAHKSDQIVSLGDGTGNGNTLSVNGNGNRAQYHLFFVCEVCGSSHSSKWERWLHINDTHNNESSIKCDWESCGKIFATKSLRNEHLQHHAVQGPSPNTCEICGKLWPTRVDYWKHVMGVHADTVPLICGVCLKVFSDVMQLSAHVKAKHWPLTSGDFCCDICGRPYSNKSKMSRHRKIHGLEAATAAAMDVTCDNSSFNETTNESVKPEHSNGASELELNCEQCPELSFTTLDSLCNHRRIAHNLFPCDLCNKCYGRTSHLWKHVNRVHKGHADVTCPYCSKTSASRDHLAAHIAKIHRFMPAMGKDTQNCVTSKSLSVEDGVLHYCEKCNKGFHKRYLLRRHMKGCQNYRKDPGALLTRCRACERIFKDRASLQKHIENHHSTYTCHLCNETITSKLGIMTHNRVNHMDHPDLTCDHPSCKKLFRTKEDLEAHRKEHKYHSNPNVCDFCGDTVENKLKLKMHVLSLHRNEIGVSCGVCLIPMKDPKDLKKHVEAEHSSVLSNPNTCQVCGKQYASKWKAFDHTKKCHGKVFITCKQCLAVFTNENDIRDHYEHVHNVPKDQLAIFEYRMDIGVKREGYETPDIIVKEEPDDLEFDEELCDESSNDSRKRRRSPNDTYDCEMCPEIFLNSDTLAKHYQNVHNTDPVRMFKKFKKDNGDSKRKMRNRNNFECKNCKKQFSTKTLFWNHINACSRRNSIGRFDMPNNVPTSILESHLKNNNQIPREESVPLTNESNLNIPDFNLFEDINLQLSAQKPVPNLMPLSQMKTTGNSKCSRKDSRKVYDESTNTECTCEVCGKPWPAKKHLWQHLIRFHRAEAAVTCGVCLKLCKSYQDLADHLKAEHAPVLSPEGNNFTCKTCGRYHNARSKLLLHMSIHIGNFRCQKCQQGFASEEKLTEHTTSCNGKSEFEDNAVADEDNAKNDNDEKGSLIADETSVIEEAEEADFDSEGERSRDIHDEDNSENSEEDNSDNSDDSDSDSNSSSSEDENENEEGEEEEEEEDENENENESDTRTTSRASGDSVSCNSESDDESDMDETEVNATEKKTIQLTDIGRFRICSDGIQENMSMENAKDQKTELTVATAAEQTKQNNFNDFMTPSAPVNKFETFHLEESAKAATSDVDLSDDNEDDDNEDDDEENNENEEEEEDGEEGGEDEDEGEAESESENEDEDENEGEAEAEAEAESEGEGEAEAEAETEAAAEGEGEEEEEEEEEEEEDDEDDDDGPPVLSPIMPLLPENESEEHSGTDRTRHKLSPMVSLSMAKDLEECEITEIPNDVENMNAANFFAANNNDLPVTWDENLDDNGIDNGDCNSDIGDRDVEKNEDYSKEYDKMEVNEGEDFEDSADENIVDNCREGDGDNQVHEMHNLDGTVLMVTNDADGNQILIEQNVLDIDNEDSNVEATQYIYPENTYEITEEDYATRNETDVMQTDEMQVGMSYVQDASENEDNSMEGVVEREQQ; from the exons ATGGCGACGATATCGACGGCCACAGCGGCGGCggggacgacgacgacaacgtcaACGTCAACGTCAacgtcgacagcggcgacgGCGTCGAGCGCGACAGCGATGGCGACGGAGCCGAGAAAATCTTATCACGATCTGTGTCGCCTGTGCGCCTCCTTCGACGCCATTAGGATGCAGATATTCGGCCAGGAAGGCAGAAATCGTCAACTCGTCGACAAGATCCAGTTGTTCCTGCCGTTCAAG GTGATGGAAGATGATTGTTTGCCAAAAGTCCTGTGTTATCGATGTATGTTCAACTTGGAAAATTTCTACGACTTCAGGACTGCGTGTATTAACGCAGCTGCTTGGTTGGAAAGAAACAGGCCGAAGGAAGGC GCGAGCGATGACGATGCAAATGATAACGCGCAAATCAGTGAAGGACACACGGAGCTTCTTAATGGAAAGGAAAATATGCCAGTACTTATTCCAGAGGCACCCGTAGTCAATCCTAATGCAGCATTGGGTACACCGCCGAGATTAAATTCGGATGGTGAAGCGGATCCCGAGATCGAGGAGATTCTCGACACAAGCGAAGGTACGGATGAAG TGATAGACGATTCGGAAGATCGACGATCGGAATATGAGATGGCATACGAGATGGACATGGAGACGAATCCTAGCGATTTCTTGGAAATGACCCCAATGGTAACCGAGGAGAATGAAGAAGAGTGCGATACGAACAACGCGAGTGCTGCGACTACTCAAGATACCACGGTCTTTCCACATACATCGCAGCAACACGAAGTCTACGTCTGTTCTCTATGTAACAAGGCATTTAGTTCCAAGGGTCATTTGTCACTGCACGCGAGGATTCACGTGGGCGAGGGTGATGTGATCGGCGAGAGAGTGATCACAGACGATCATACTTCGTACCAACGACCGTATCAATGTGATCTTTGTCATAAGTCGTATTCTACCGCCAAACATCGCTGGGGACATGTTTCTACGACACATCG GGGACATCCTGCAGTAACGTGTGCATACTGTTCTCGTATATACTCGACGCGATATAATCTTGATGAGCATATAAAATCGCGACACGCTGGTCTACCGCCACCCCCAGAGTTATCTGTTCCTCTTTCCCGCACGGAAACTCGTTATCAGTGCCAAACGTGTCCAATGGTGTACACGGATCTGGCGGATTTCAATGCGCATCGTCAGATATGCGTCCAGGAACAACGTACAGACTTGTTGGGACAAACTGAGGCAcagaacaataaaatttttgccgACACGTCTGACATCTCGAGCGTAGATTCGGATGACGAGAACAAAGACTTTAGGAGCGCTGAGGCTAAATTGGCGAAAAATCCACAGTTAACTATATTGAAACAAGCGCTAACTAAAGGAGACAATTTAAAACGGAATTTCGACGATGATGGTTCAACTTCCAGCGGCAAGccgaaaaaaatagttaagtcag AAGAGGATGAGACGAATCCTCAGAAAAGGTGGTATTGTGAAGCTTGTCCACAAAGTTTTACATCGGTGGACAGTTTGAAGGAACACGAGCTCAGGCACGACGCCGAAAAGCCGTTTATTTGCATACTCTGCAACAAAGATTTCGCTTTGAAATCTTCATTAGTTAGACACATTACAATGTCACATGGCGTTGATCCTACTCCTATCATTGACAGTGATAAGTGTCTAAAAACGACAGTAATGTCTCAGAATTGGAACGATCGAGTGGACGTCAGTGTCTATGAACAAAGTGAAATAAAAGAACCACCAGAGCTCTCGTCATCATCtgag ATAAATTTGGAGAATGATGACAAAGATTATAAGAACCACGAGAATATAGAAATTGAAACGGTATTCGTATGTGAGACTTGTAAGAGAGACTTTAATGACCGAGCATCATTATGGCTACACATACGAGCGATGCATAAAGAATATGCTGCATTTACCTGTGGAGTATGTTTAAAGATGTGCTTTAATAATACGCAACTTCAAAATCATGTCTTCATGTATCACGGAAGGTCTAAACTCTTAATATCGGAACAAAGAAG GTACAGTTGTACGATATGCGGTAGACAACATGACTCgagaaaaaaactaattactCATGTCTCGATACATAATATCGACCCTGCCTATGATCCTGCAAgttttgtacaattaaatagtaattattataatgaaaactTGAATGGCAACGAGGGAAATGAACAAGTATTAGATTTTGATGGGGAAGATGGTGAGAAGGTCGAttgttatatttgttacaaatcTTTCCCGACTGAGGATCATCTAATACGGCATCAGAGAAATGCTCATAAG TCTGATCAGATAGTTTCATTAGGAGACGGCACGGGTAATGGAAATACTCTGAGCGTTAATGGTAATGGTAATAGGGCTcagtatcatttattttttgtttgcgaAGTATGTGGCAGTTCACACTCGAGCAAATGGGAGCGCTGGTTGCATATCAACGATACGCATAACAACGAATCTTCTATCAAA TGCGATTGGGAGAGTTGTGGAAAGATATTTGCGACAAAGTCGCTACGTAACGAACATCTCCAGCATCATGCGGTGCAAGGACCCTCGCCAAATACCTGCGAGATATGCGGAAAATTATGGCCTACCCGCGTCGATTATTGGAAACACGTGATGGGCGTGCACGCGGATACAGTGCCTCTCATTTGTGGCGTTTGTCTGAAAGTATTTTCCGATGTTATGCAATTAAGCGCACACGTGAAGGCGAAGCATTGGCCGTTAACTAGTGGGGACTTTTGTTGTGATATTTGCGGTAGACCATACTCCAATAAATCAAAAATGTCTCGGCATAGAAAGATCCACGGCTTGgaagcggcgacggcggcggccaTGGACGTTACATGCGATAACAGTAGTTTCAATGAAACGACCAATGAATCGGTGAAGCCTGAACACAGCAATGGCGCTTCggaattagaattaaattgCGAGCAGTGCCCCGAGCTTAGCTTCACAACACTAGACAGTTTATGTAATCATCGACGGATAGCGCACAATCTTTTCCCATGCGACTTGTGTAACAAGTGCTACGGAAGAACGTCACACTTATGGAAGCATGTGAATAGGGTTCACAAAGGACACGCGGACGTGACTTGTCCTTACTGCTCAAAGACGAGCGCGTCGAGGGATCATCTGGCAGCGCATATCGCCAAAATTCATAGGTTTATGCCCGCTATGGGTAAGGACACTCAAAACTGCGTCACTTCCAAGTCTTTGAGTGTAGAGGACGGTGTCTTGCATTACTGTGAGAAATGTAACAAGGGATTCCATAAGCGCTACCTGCTCCGTCGACACATGAAAGGCTGTCAAAACTATCGTAAGGATCCGGGTGCGTTGTTGACTCGTTGCCGAGCCTGCGAGAGGATATTCAAGGATCGTGCGAGTTTGCAGAAGCACATTGAGAATCATCACAGCACGTATACTTGCCATTTGTGTAACGAGACGATTACTTCCAAGCTGGGCATTATGACGCACAATCGCGTCAATCATATGGATCATCCAGATCTGACGTGCGATCATCCGAGCTGTAAGAAACTCTTCCGCACCAAAGAAGATCTGGAAGCTCATCGCAAGGAACACAAGTATCATAGCAACCCGAACGTTTGTGACTTTTGCGGTGACACCGTGGAAAACAAACTGAAACTGAAGATGCATGTACTGTCATTGCATCGAAACGAGATCGGTGTATCCTGCGGCGTCTGTCTCATTCCTATGAAGGACCCCAAAGATTTGAAGAAACATGTTGAAGCGGAACATAGCAGCGTTCTTTCCAATCCAAACACATGTCAGGTGTGTGGCAAACAATACGCGTCCAAGTGGAAGGCATTCGATCACACGAAAAAGTGTCACGGCAAAGTTTTTATCACGTGCAAACAGTGCTTAGCGGTTTTTACCAACGAGAACGATATACGCGATCACTATGAGCATGTCCATAACGTTCCAAAGGACCAATTGGCCATTTTCGAATATAGAATGGATATTGGTGTGAAGAGGGAGGGTTACGAGACTCCCGATATTATTGTGAAGGAGGAACCGGATGATTTGGAGTTTGACGAGGAACTGTGCGATGAGAGTTCGAACGACTCTCGCAAACGTAGAAGATCGCCGAATGATACGTACGACTGCGAGATGTGTCCCGAGATCTTCCTCAATTCGGACACTCTCGCCAAGCATTATCAGAACGTCCATAACACTGATCCCGTCCGTATGTTCAAGAAATTCAAAAAGGATAATGGCGACAGCAAGCGCAAAATGAGAAACAGAAACAATTTTGAGTGCAAGAATTGCAAAAAGCAATTCTCTACCAAGACCCTATTCTGGAATCATATCAATGCATGTTCGCGGCGAAATTCGATAGGTAGATTTGACATGCCGAATAATGTTCCAACGTCAATTCTGGAGTCTCATCTAAAGAACAATAATCAAATACCACGAGAAGAATCGGTACCGCTGACGAACGAATCCAATTTGAACATTCCCGATTTCAATTTATTCGAAGACATTAATTTACAGTTGTCAGCTCAAAAACCTGTGCCGAATCTTATGCCATTGTCGCAAATGAAGACGACGGGTAATAGCAAGTGTTCGAGAAAAGACTCGCGCAAGGTTTACGATGAATCGACCAATACCGAATGCACGTGCGAGGTCTGCGGTAAACCGTGGCCTGCCAAGAAACATTTGTGGCAACACCTAATTCGATTTCATCGCGCCGAAGCCGCCGTTACGTGTGGTGTATGCTTAAAGCTGTGTAAATCTTATCAAGATCTGGCCGATCACCTGAAGGCCGAGCACGCCCCTGTTTTGTCGCCAGAGGGTAACAACTTCACTTGCAAGACATGCGGTAGATATCATAACGCGAGAAGCAAATTGCTGTTGCATATGAGCATCCACATCGGGAATTTCCGGTGTCAGAAATGCCAGCAAGGTTTTGCGAGTGAGGAGAAACTCACCGAGCACACGACAAGCTGCAATGGCAAATCAGAGTTTGAGGATAACGCGGTGGCGGACGAAGATAACGCAAAGAACGACAACGACGAAAAGGGCAGTTTAATTGCCGACGAGACGTCGGTCATCGAGGAAGCAGAGGAAGCGGATTTCGATTCGGAAGGCGAAAGGAGTAGGGATATTCACGATGAAGACAATTCGGAAAATAGCGAAGAAGACAATTCGGATAATAGCGATGATTCAGACAGCGATAGCAACAGTAGTTCGAGTGAAGATGAAAACGAGAACGAAGagggagaagaagaagaggaggaggaagatgAAAATGAAAACGAAAATGAGTCTGATACGAGAACCACTAGTAGAGCGAGCGGCGACAGTGTATCGTGTAATTCCGAGAGCGATGATGAATCGGATATGGATGAAACGGAAGTGAATGCAACGGAAAAGAAAACGATACAATTGACCGATATTGGTAGATTCAGGATATGCAGTGATGGTATTCAAGAGAACATGTCGATGGAGAATGCCAAGGACCAGAAAACCGAGCTTACCGTAGCGACGGCTGCAGAACAGactaaacaaaataattttaatgattttatgaCTCCCAGCGCACCTGTAAACAAATTTGAGACGTTTCATCTCGAGGAATCTGCTAAAGCTGCGACGAGCGATGTAGACTTATCTGACGATAATGAAGATGATGATAACGAGGACGATGATGAGGAAAATAATGAGAatgaagaagaggaggaagatgGTGAAGAAGGCGGTGAGGATGAGGATGAAGGTGAGGCTGAGTCTGAAAGTGAGAATGAGGACGAGGATGAGAATGAGGGTGAAGCTGAGGCTGAGGCTGAGGCTGAGagtgagggtgagggtgaggcCGAGGCCGAGGCCGAGACCGAGGCTGCAGCTGAAGGAGAGGgtgaagaggaagaagaggaggaggaggaagaggaggaggacgaTGAAGACGACGATGACGGACCACCTGTGTTGAGTCCAATAATGCCTTTGTTACCAGAAAACGAATCTGAGGAGCACAGCGGTACGGATCGCACGAGGCACAAGCTCAGCCCAATGGTTTCGCTGAGTATGGCTAAAGATCTGGAGGAGTGTGAAATAACCGAGATACCAAATGATGTGGAGAACATGAATGCAGCAAACTTCTTTGCAGCTAATAACAATGATCTGCCCGTAACATGGGACGAGAACTTGGACGATAACGGAATCGACAATGGTGATTGCAATTCGGACATTGGAGACAGAGATGTAGAGAAAAATGAGGACTACAGTAAGGAGTATGACAAAATGGAAGTGAATGAGGGCGAAGATTTTGAGGATTCCGCGGATGAGAACATAGTGGACAATTGTAGGGAAGGTGATGGAGATAATCAAGTGCATGAGATGCATAATCTGGATGGAACTGTGTTAATGGTGACTAATGACGCGGATGGTAATCAGATTTTGATAGAACAAAACGTGCTAGATATCGATAACGAGGATTCTAATGTCGAAGCGACGCAATATATTTACCCAGAGAACACTTACGAAATCACGGAGGAAGATTACGCGACGCGAAACGAAACCGATGTCATGCAGACGGATGAGATGCAAGTTGGTATGTCGTACGTTCAAGATGCATCGGAGAACGAGGATAATAGTATGGAAGGTGTTGTCGAAAGAGAACAGCAGTGA